One region of Bdellovibrio bacteriovorus genomic DNA includes:
- a CDS encoding porin — MKKFLFTTLVTTATALSAQAGSLNLDLRADYNSTTYTDSTLPDQTKFYFKTGRLDYQAKALEDLSFRVRLAFNKDATRGVDAAQTAVEYAYLTHKMNDTFSLSFGKFNTEFGGFEGATSGADLYLTSEFYTRSNLTGAAGQTLGAFNLGTSALLYATGVKGTFSFSGQTVHVLATNEAGGDTAVGPSASQNSSMYGVIYRGAFLEKALNFNLSYHTMAGPTADDKHQFMAAGVLWNSSPITFQFDYLVSEFKQDATDAKDTTTSMVAKLAYTGWEQWTPRLEFTSTEDKQEIAGDITQKFMGYGVVVEYKPYVDTNFRYHLSYNNITEKPETGDDVKRDEVVVGARLMADFLK; from the coding sequence ATGAAAAAGTTTTTGTTCACGACATTGGTGACAACAGCGACAGCTTTGTCAGCTCAAGCAGGTTCTTTGAACCTAGACTTGCGCGCTGACTACAACTCAACAACTTACACAGATTCAACTCTGCCAGACCAAACGAAGTTCTACTTCAAAACAGGTCGTCTTGATTACCAAGCAAAAGCTTTAGAAGATCTTTCTTTCCGTGTACGTCTTGCTTTTAATAAAGACGCTACTCGTGGTGTAGATGCAGCACAAACAGCTGTTGAATACGCTTACTTGACACACAAAATGAACGACACTTTCTCTTTGAGCTTCGGTAAATTCAACACAGAATTCGGTGGTTTCGAAGGTGCAACAAGTGGCGCTGACTTGTATCTAACTTCTGAGTTCTACACTCGCTCTAACTTGACAGGTGCTGCGGGCCAAACTTTGGGTGCTTTCAACCTAGGTACTTCTGCTCTTCTATATGCAACTGGTGTTAAAGGTACTTTCTCTTTCTCTGGTCAAACAGTTCACGTTCTAGCAACAAACGAAGCTGGCGGCGACACAGCTGTAGGACCTTCAGCATCTCAAAACTCTTCTATGTACGGCGTGATCTACCGTGGCGCTTTCCTAGAAAAAGCTTTGAACTTCAACCTGAGCTACCACACAATGGCCGGCCCAACAGCTGATGACAAACATCAGTTTATGGCAGCAGGCGTATTGTGGAACTCATCTCCAATCACATTCCAATTCGACTACCTAGTATCTGAATTCAAACAAGATGCAACAGATGCAAAAGACACAACGACATCTATGGTAGCAAAATTGGCATACACTGGTTGGGAACAATGGACTCCACGTCTTGAGTTCACATCAACAGAAGACAAACAAGAAATCGCGGGCGACATCACTCAAAAATTCATGGGCTACGGCGTAGTTGTTGAATACAAACCTTACGTAGACACAAACTTCCGCTACCACCTTTCTTACAACAACATCACAGAAAAGCCAGAAACAGGCGACGATGTTAAAAGAGACGAAGTGGTTGTTGGCGCA
- a CDS encoding rhodanese-like domain-containing protein, whose protein sequence is MFNTIGYFQFNNLIQGRIPMLLVLLDNIDLAPWFNQVTRLHLENIVVHSKPEEVLSLVQERKLPMHYAVLVLDNDGIRSASTVEALEKAGFTNAYYVKGGFTALANERTQQI, encoded by the coding sequence ATGTTTAACACAATCGGATACTTCCAATTCAACAACCTGATCCAAGGCCGCATTCCTATGTTACTGGTGCTTTTAGACAACATTGATCTAGCACCGTGGTTCAATCAGGTAACGCGTCTTCATTTAGAGAATATAGTTGTCCACTCTAAACCGGAAGAAGTGTTATCTCTGGTGCAAGAAAGAAAATTACCCATGCACTATGCTGTTCTGGTTTTGGATAACGATGGCATCAGAAGTGCTTCCACGGTGGAGGCTTTAGAAAAAGCCGGCTTTACAAACGCGTACTATGTCAAAGGCGGATTCACCGCTTTAGCGAACGAACGAACGCAGCAAATCTGA